A window of Hippoglossus stenolepis isolate QCI-W04-F060 chromosome 18, HSTE1.2, whole genome shotgun sequence contains these coding sequences:
- the lrsam1 gene encoding E3 ubiquitin-protein ligase LRSAM1 isoform X3 produces MLLFFRKRKPSDDSQKRLEYQLCRSKEAGADDILDISACELSDVPSSAFSMCKVLQKKVFILHNNELKTMLPKGCDIRSLATLKVLDLHENKIISLPEDIGKLVSLQILNVEKNRLKVLPDSIGDLKLLQTLNLKGNFLSELPSSVGSLSSLRSLDLSDNNCVQLPKPLAYIRTLESFTLDAAMMTYPPASVCSEGTESIQRFLCTELGEEYCPPSQYLLPVLENDCDKQNCDEWDGLEEAWKNKFSDYEKRKDQKQQEKLAFERHLVERQKEHTQLVLMNTSRKENVLNSVRQEQERLEHGVSQQQRAQEAERLLVLEKVRQAEDGISSRISNMLMDNQRQKKSTEFLQAMEEDRIRMEHLTSITQEEATSLRKREVAAAMQKMLSYTCAMNLLQEASDCRRQSLVSEANRSMENLDKRFDKMLSLQALDKSKAIAHILQEEEMQKVAFQALQLEKDAVHGYIRNEIKLIEGELMQLTKLEIKKRNLDAENLQEVLVEQRTALTDLLQQLLKQREQREQELRQILVELEQKCESNQQNYWMIQYQRLLDAKPMSLRMQEAGVEKELVNLLCKLAAQHYLPILAHHRVTTEALRHMSSSDLKKLGINELGIQKALLNWAKEHQPEAGACKVVPQDEAAEVIPTAPSPPSPLAFPSTSAAQIPSPPLTPGTPVTPGGPSPVEGPGSSECVVCMEKESQVIFLPCGHVCCCQVCSNALQNCPLCRSNISQHVRLYHS; encoded by the exons ATGCTTCTGTTCTTCAGGAAGAGGAAGCCCAGCGATGACTCCCAAAAGAGACTGGAATATCAGCTGTGCCGG TCTAAGGAGGCGGGTGCCGATGACATCCTGGATATCTCAGCTTGTGAGCTCTCAGAT GTTCCCTCAAGTGCCTTTTCCATGTGCAAGGTTCTACAGAAGAAG GTCTTTATCCTCCACAACAATGAGCTGAAGACAATGCTGCCCAAAGGATGTGACATCCGTTCCCTGGCCACTTTAAAG GTTTTGGATCTGCATGAAAATAAGATCATATCGCTGCCAGAAGACATTGGGAAGCTGGTTTCACTGCAG ATTCTGAATGTGGAGAAGAATCGTTTAAAGGTATTGCCAGATTCCATCGGGGACCTGAAGCTTCTGCAGACACTCAATTTGAAGG GTAACTTTCTCAGTGAGCTGCCGTCATCAGTTGGCTCTTTGAGCAGCCTGCGCTCCCTGGACCTGAGTGATAACAACTGTGTCCAGCTCCCCAAACCTCTGGCCTACATCCGCACGCTAGAG AGCTTTACACTTGATGCTGCCATGATGACCTACCCACCTGCATCTGTGTGCTCAGAAGGCACAGAGAGCATTCAACGCTTCCTATGCACag AGCTGGGAGAGGAGTACTGCCCACCATCCCAGTACCTCCTGCCAGTGCTGGAGAATGACTGTGACAAACAGAACTGTGACGAGTGGGATGGTTTGGAGGAGGCCTGGAAG AACAAATTCAGTGACTACGAGAAGAGAAAG GatcagaagcagcaggagaaactgGCCTTTGAGCGGCACCTCGTAGAGAGGCAAAAGGAACATACCCAGCTTGTGCTCATGAACACCTCCCGCAAGGAAAACGTACTCAACTCAGTTCGACAG GAGCAGGAGCGTTTGGAGCATGGAGTCAGCCAACAGCAGAGGGCTCAGGAGGCCGAGAGGCTGCTGGTGCTGGAAAAAGTGAGACAAGCTGAAGACGGCATCAGCAGCCGTATCAGCAACATGCTGATGGACAACCAGCG GCAGAAAAAGAGCACAGAGTTTCTTCAAGCCATGGAGGAAGATCG GATCCGTATGGAGCATCTGACTTCCATCACACAGGAAGAGGCCACTTCACTGAGGAAGAGGGAGGTGGCAG CGGCCATGCAAAAGATGCTGTCATACACCTGTGCTATGAACCTCCTTCAGGAAGCCAGTGACTGCCGCAGACAGAGCCTGGTCTCTGAGGCCAATAGAAG TATGGAGAATTTGGACAAGAGGTTCGATAAGATGCTGTCCCTCCAAGCTTTGGACAAGTCTAAAGCCATTGCCCACATCTTGCAAGAG gaggagatgcAGAAAGTTGCGTTCCAGGCATTGCAGTTGGAGAAAGATGCTGTACACGGCTACATCCGCAACGAG ATCAAGCTCATAGAGGGTGAATTAATGCAACTGACTAAACTGGAAATTAAAAAACGCAATCTGGATGCTGAGAACCTGCAG GAGGTTCTGGTGGAGCAGCGCACAGCTCTCACTGATTtgttgcagcagctgctgaagcagagggagcagagagagcaggagcTGCGGCAGATTCTG gtggagctggagcagaagtGTGAGTCGAACCAGCAGAACTACTGGATGATCCAGTATCAGAGGCTGCTGGATGCCAAGCCCATGTCACTGCGAATGCAG GAAGCGGGCGTTGAGAAAGAGCTGGTGAACCTGTTGTGTAAACTGGCGGCTCAACATTACCTGCCCATCCTGGCTCATCATCGAGTGACAACTGAGGCCCTTCGCCACATGAGCTCCTCTGACCTCAAGAAG cTTGGCATTAATGAGTTAGGAATCCAGAAAGCTCTTCTGAACTGGGCCAAGGAACACCAACCAGAAG CAGGCGCATGTAAGGTGGTCCCTCAGGATGAGGCAGCAGAAGTCATCCCCAcagctccatctcctccctcccctcttgCTTTTCCCAGTACATCGGCTGCCCAGATCCCCAGCCCACCACTCACCCCAGGAACCCCTGTCACTCCGGGAGGACCCAGCCCCGTGGAGGGACCGGGGAGCTCTGAGTGTGTGGTCTGCATGGAGAAAGAG tctcAGGTCATCTTCCTGCCCTGTGGTCATGTTTGCTGTTGTCAGGTGTGCAGCAACGCTCTGCAGAACTGCCCTTTGTGTCGCAGCAACATATCGCAGCATGTACGACTCTACCACAGCTAG
- the lrsam1 gene encoding E3 ubiquitin-protein ligase LRSAM1 isoform X1 — protein MLLFFRKRKPSDDSQKRLEYQLCRSKEAGADDILDISACELSDVPSSAFSMCKVLQKKVFILHNNELKTMLPKGCDIRSLATLKVLDLHENKIISLPEDIGKLVSLQILNVEKNRLKVLPDSIGDLKLLQTLNLKGNFLSELPSSVGSLSSLRSLDLSDNNCVQLPKPLAYIRTLESFTLDAAMMTYPPASVCSEGTESIQRFLCTELGEEYCPPSQYLLPVLENDCDKQNCDEWDGLEEAWKNKFSDYEKRKDQKQQEKLAFERHLVERQKEHTQLVLMNTSRKENVLNSVRQEQERLEHGVSQQQRAQEAERLLVLEKVRQAEDGISSRISNMLMDNQRQKKSTEFLQAMEEDRIRMEHLTSITQEEATSLRKREVAAAMQKMLSYTCAMNLLQEASDCRRQSLVSEANRRSNPQNTPDIRSEQIMENLDKRFDKMLSLQALDKSKAIAHILQEEEMQKVAFQALQLEKDAVHGYIRNEIKLIEGELMQLTKLEIKKRNLDAENLQEVLVEQRTALTDLLQQLLKQREQREQELRQILVELEQKCESNQQNYWMIQYQRLLDAKPMSLRMQEAGVEKELVNLLCKLAAQHYLPILAHHRVTTEALRHMSSSDLKKLGINELGIQKALLNWAKEHQPEAGACKVVPQDEAAEVIPTAPSPPSPLAFPSTSAAQIPSPPLTPGTPVTPGGPSPVEGPGSSECVVCMEKESQVIFLPCGHVCCCQVCSNALQNCPLCRSNISQHVRLYHS, from the exons ATGCTTCTGTTCTTCAGGAAGAGGAAGCCCAGCGATGACTCCCAAAAGAGACTGGAATATCAGCTGTGCCGG TCTAAGGAGGCGGGTGCCGATGACATCCTGGATATCTCAGCTTGTGAGCTCTCAGAT GTTCCCTCAAGTGCCTTTTCCATGTGCAAGGTTCTACAGAAGAAG GTCTTTATCCTCCACAACAATGAGCTGAAGACAATGCTGCCCAAAGGATGTGACATCCGTTCCCTGGCCACTTTAAAG GTTTTGGATCTGCATGAAAATAAGATCATATCGCTGCCAGAAGACATTGGGAAGCTGGTTTCACTGCAG ATTCTGAATGTGGAGAAGAATCGTTTAAAGGTATTGCCAGATTCCATCGGGGACCTGAAGCTTCTGCAGACACTCAATTTGAAGG GTAACTTTCTCAGTGAGCTGCCGTCATCAGTTGGCTCTTTGAGCAGCCTGCGCTCCCTGGACCTGAGTGATAACAACTGTGTCCAGCTCCCCAAACCTCTGGCCTACATCCGCACGCTAGAG AGCTTTACACTTGATGCTGCCATGATGACCTACCCACCTGCATCTGTGTGCTCAGAAGGCACAGAGAGCATTCAACGCTTCCTATGCACag AGCTGGGAGAGGAGTACTGCCCACCATCCCAGTACCTCCTGCCAGTGCTGGAGAATGACTGTGACAAACAGAACTGTGACGAGTGGGATGGTTTGGAGGAGGCCTGGAAG AACAAATTCAGTGACTACGAGAAGAGAAAG GatcagaagcagcaggagaaactgGCCTTTGAGCGGCACCTCGTAGAGAGGCAAAAGGAACATACCCAGCTTGTGCTCATGAACACCTCCCGCAAGGAAAACGTACTCAACTCAGTTCGACAG GAGCAGGAGCGTTTGGAGCATGGAGTCAGCCAACAGCAGAGGGCTCAGGAGGCCGAGAGGCTGCTGGTGCTGGAAAAAGTGAGACAAGCTGAAGACGGCATCAGCAGCCGTATCAGCAACATGCTGATGGACAACCAGCG GCAGAAAAAGAGCACAGAGTTTCTTCAAGCCATGGAGGAAGATCG GATCCGTATGGAGCATCTGACTTCCATCACACAGGAAGAGGCCACTTCACTGAGGAAGAGGGAGGTGGCAG CGGCCATGCAAAAGATGCTGTCATACACCTGTGCTATGAACCTCCTTCAGGAAGCCAGTGACTGCCGCAGACAGAGCCTGGTCTCTGAGGCCAATAGAAGGTCAAACCCCCAAAACACACCAGATATCAGATCTGAGCAGAT TATGGAGAATTTGGACAAGAGGTTCGATAAGATGCTGTCCCTCCAAGCTTTGGACAAGTCTAAAGCCATTGCCCACATCTTGCAAGAG gaggagatgcAGAAAGTTGCGTTCCAGGCATTGCAGTTGGAGAAAGATGCTGTACACGGCTACATCCGCAACGAG ATCAAGCTCATAGAGGGTGAATTAATGCAACTGACTAAACTGGAAATTAAAAAACGCAATCTGGATGCTGAGAACCTGCAG GAGGTTCTGGTGGAGCAGCGCACAGCTCTCACTGATTtgttgcagcagctgctgaagcagagggagcagagagagcaggagcTGCGGCAGATTCTG gtggagctggagcagaagtGTGAGTCGAACCAGCAGAACTACTGGATGATCCAGTATCAGAGGCTGCTGGATGCCAAGCCCATGTCACTGCGAATGCAG GAAGCGGGCGTTGAGAAAGAGCTGGTGAACCTGTTGTGTAAACTGGCGGCTCAACATTACCTGCCCATCCTGGCTCATCATCGAGTGACAACTGAGGCCCTTCGCCACATGAGCTCCTCTGACCTCAAGAAG cTTGGCATTAATGAGTTAGGAATCCAGAAAGCTCTTCTGAACTGGGCCAAGGAACACCAACCAGAAG CAGGCGCATGTAAGGTGGTCCCTCAGGATGAGGCAGCAGAAGTCATCCCCAcagctccatctcctccctcccctcttgCTTTTCCCAGTACATCGGCTGCCCAGATCCCCAGCCCACCACTCACCCCAGGAACCCCTGTCACTCCGGGAGGACCCAGCCCCGTGGAGGGACCGGGGAGCTCTGAGTGTGTGGTCTGCATGGAGAAAGAG tctcAGGTCATCTTCCTGCCCTGTGGTCATGTTTGCTGTTGTCAGGTGTGCAGCAACGCTCTGCAGAACTGCCCTTTGTGTCGCAGCAACATATCGCAGCATGTACGACTCTACCACAGCTAG
- the lrsam1 gene encoding E3 ubiquitin-protein ligase LRSAM1 isoform X4, translated as MLLFFRKRKPSDDSQKRLEYQLCRSKEAGADDILDISACELSDVPSSAFSMCKVLQKKVFILHNNELKTMLPKGCDIRSLATLKVLDLHENKIISLPEDIGKLVSLQILNVEKNRLKVLPDSIGDLKLLQTLNLKGNFLSELPSSVGSLSSLRSLDLSDNNCVQLPKPLAYIRTLESFTLDAAMMTYPPASVCSEGTESIQRFLCTELGEEYCPPSQYLLPVLENDCDKQNCDEWDGLEEAWKNKFSDYEKRKDQKQQEKLAFERHLVERQKEHTQLVLMNTSRKENVLNSVRQEQERLEHGVSQQQRAQEAERLLVLEKVRQAEDGISSRISNMLMDNQRQKKSTEFLQAMEEDRIRMEHLTSITQEEATSLRKREVAAAMQKMLSYTCAMNLLQEASDCRRQSLVSEANRSMENLDKRFDKMLSLQALDKSKAIAHILQEEEMQKVAFQALQLEKDAVHGYIRNEIKLIEGELMQLTKLEIKKRNLDAENLQEVLVEQRTALTDLLQQLLKQREQREQELRQILVELEQKCESNQQNYWMIQYQRLLDAKPMSLRMQEAGVEKELVNLLCKLAAQHYLPILAHHRVTTEALRHMSSSDLKKLGINELGIQKALLNWAKEHQPEGACKVVPQDEAAEVIPTAPSPPSPLAFPSTSAAQIPSPPLTPGTPVTPGGPSPVEGPGSSECVVCMEKESQVIFLPCGHVCCCQVCSNALQNCPLCRSNISQHVRLYHS; from the exons ATGCTTCTGTTCTTCAGGAAGAGGAAGCCCAGCGATGACTCCCAAAAGAGACTGGAATATCAGCTGTGCCGG TCTAAGGAGGCGGGTGCCGATGACATCCTGGATATCTCAGCTTGTGAGCTCTCAGAT GTTCCCTCAAGTGCCTTTTCCATGTGCAAGGTTCTACAGAAGAAG GTCTTTATCCTCCACAACAATGAGCTGAAGACAATGCTGCCCAAAGGATGTGACATCCGTTCCCTGGCCACTTTAAAG GTTTTGGATCTGCATGAAAATAAGATCATATCGCTGCCAGAAGACATTGGGAAGCTGGTTTCACTGCAG ATTCTGAATGTGGAGAAGAATCGTTTAAAGGTATTGCCAGATTCCATCGGGGACCTGAAGCTTCTGCAGACACTCAATTTGAAGG GTAACTTTCTCAGTGAGCTGCCGTCATCAGTTGGCTCTTTGAGCAGCCTGCGCTCCCTGGACCTGAGTGATAACAACTGTGTCCAGCTCCCCAAACCTCTGGCCTACATCCGCACGCTAGAG AGCTTTACACTTGATGCTGCCATGATGACCTACCCACCTGCATCTGTGTGCTCAGAAGGCACAGAGAGCATTCAACGCTTCCTATGCACag AGCTGGGAGAGGAGTACTGCCCACCATCCCAGTACCTCCTGCCAGTGCTGGAGAATGACTGTGACAAACAGAACTGTGACGAGTGGGATGGTTTGGAGGAGGCCTGGAAG AACAAATTCAGTGACTACGAGAAGAGAAAG GatcagaagcagcaggagaaactgGCCTTTGAGCGGCACCTCGTAGAGAGGCAAAAGGAACATACCCAGCTTGTGCTCATGAACACCTCCCGCAAGGAAAACGTACTCAACTCAGTTCGACAG GAGCAGGAGCGTTTGGAGCATGGAGTCAGCCAACAGCAGAGGGCTCAGGAGGCCGAGAGGCTGCTGGTGCTGGAAAAAGTGAGACAAGCTGAAGACGGCATCAGCAGCCGTATCAGCAACATGCTGATGGACAACCAGCG GCAGAAAAAGAGCACAGAGTTTCTTCAAGCCATGGAGGAAGATCG GATCCGTATGGAGCATCTGACTTCCATCACACAGGAAGAGGCCACTTCACTGAGGAAGAGGGAGGTGGCAG CGGCCATGCAAAAGATGCTGTCATACACCTGTGCTATGAACCTCCTTCAGGAAGCCAGTGACTGCCGCAGACAGAGCCTGGTCTCTGAGGCCAATAGAAG TATGGAGAATTTGGACAAGAGGTTCGATAAGATGCTGTCCCTCCAAGCTTTGGACAAGTCTAAAGCCATTGCCCACATCTTGCAAGAG gaggagatgcAGAAAGTTGCGTTCCAGGCATTGCAGTTGGAGAAAGATGCTGTACACGGCTACATCCGCAACGAG ATCAAGCTCATAGAGGGTGAATTAATGCAACTGACTAAACTGGAAATTAAAAAACGCAATCTGGATGCTGAGAACCTGCAG GAGGTTCTGGTGGAGCAGCGCACAGCTCTCACTGATTtgttgcagcagctgctgaagcagagggagcagagagagcaggagcTGCGGCAGATTCTG gtggagctggagcagaagtGTGAGTCGAACCAGCAGAACTACTGGATGATCCAGTATCAGAGGCTGCTGGATGCCAAGCCCATGTCACTGCGAATGCAG GAAGCGGGCGTTGAGAAAGAGCTGGTGAACCTGTTGTGTAAACTGGCGGCTCAACATTACCTGCCCATCCTGGCTCATCATCGAGTGACAACTGAGGCCCTTCGCCACATGAGCTCCTCTGACCTCAAGAAG cTTGGCATTAATGAGTTAGGAATCCAGAAAGCTCTTCTGAACTGGGCCAAGGAACACCAACCAGAAG GCGCATGTAAGGTGGTCCCTCAGGATGAGGCAGCAGAAGTCATCCCCAcagctccatctcctccctcccctcttgCTTTTCCCAGTACATCGGCTGCCCAGATCCCCAGCCCACCACTCACCCCAGGAACCCCTGTCACTCCGGGAGGACCCAGCCCCGTGGAGGGACCGGGGAGCTCTGAGTGTGTGGTCTGCATGGAGAAAGAG tctcAGGTCATCTTCCTGCCCTGTGGTCATGTTTGCTGTTGTCAGGTGTGCAGCAACGCTCTGCAGAACTGCCCTTTGTGTCGCAGCAACATATCGCAGCATGTACGACTCTACCACAGCTAG
- the lrsam1 gene encoding E3 ubiquitin-protein ligase LRSAM1 isoform X2: MLLFFRKRKPSDDSQKRLEYQLCRSKEAGADDILDISACELSDVPSSAFSMCKVLQKKVFILHNNELKTMLPKGCDIRSLATLKVLDLHENKIISLPEDIGKLVSLQILNVEKNRLKVLPDSIGDLKLLQTLNLKGNFLSELPSSVGSLSSLRSLDLSDNNCVQLPKPLAYIRTLESFTLDAAMMTYPPASVCSEGTESIQRFLCTELGEEYCPPSQYLLPVLENDCDKQNCDEWDGLEEAWKNKFSDYEKRKDQKQQEKLAFERHLVERQKEHTQLVLMNTSRKENVLNSVRQEQERLEHGVSQQQRAQEAERLLVLEKVRQAEDGISSRISNMLMDNQRQKKSTEFLQAMEEDRIRMEHLTSITQEEATSLRKREVAAAMQKMLSYTCAMNLLQEASDCRRQSLVSEANRRSNPQNTPDIRSEQIMENLDKRFDKMLSLQALDKSKAIAHILQEEEMQKVAFQALQLEKDAVHGYIRNEIKLIEGELMQLTKLEIKKRNLDAENLQEVLVEQRTALTDLLQQLLKQREQREQELRQILVELEQKCESNQQNYWMIQYQRLLDAKPMSLRMQEAGVEKELVNLLCKLAAQHYLPILAHHRVTTEALRHMSSSDLKKLGINELGIQKALLNWAKEHQPEGACKVVPQDEAAEVIPTAPSPPSPLAFPSTSAAQIPSPPLTPGTPVTPGGPSPVEGPGSSECVVCMEKESQVIFLPCGHVCCCQVCSNALQNCPLCRSNISQHVRLYHS; this comes from the exons ATGCTTCTGTTCTTCAGGAAGAGGAAGCCCAGCGATGACTCCCAAAAGAGACTGGAATATCAGCTGTGCCGG TCTAAGGAGGCGGGTGCCGATGACATCCTGGATATCTCAGCTTGTGAGCTCTCAGAT GTTCCCTCAAGTGCCTTTTCCATGTGCAAGGTTCTACAGAAGAAG GTCTTTATCCTCCACAACAATGAGCTGAAGACAATGCTGCCCAAAGGATGTGACATCCGTTCCCTGGCCACTTTAAAG GTTTTGGATCTGCATGAAAATAAGATCATATCGCTGCCAGAAGACATTGGGAAGCTGGTTTCACTGCAG ATTCTGAATGTGGAGAAGAATCGTTTAAAGGTATTGCCAGATTCCATCGGGGACCTGAAGCTTCTGCAGACACTCAATTTGAAGG GTAACTTTCTCAGTGAGCTGCCGTCATCAGTTGGCTCTTTGAGCAGCCTGCGCTCCCTGGACCTGAGTGATAACAACTGTGTCCAGCTCCCCAAACCTCTGGCCTACATCCGCACGCTAGAG AGCTTTACACTTGATGCTGCCATGATGACCTACCCACCTGCATCTGTGTGCTCAGAAGGCACAGAGAGCATTCAACGCTTCCTATGCACag AGCTGGGAGAGGAGTACTGCCCACCATCCCAGTACCTCCTGCCAGTGCTGGAGAATGACTGTGACAAACAGAACTGTGACGAGTGGGATGGTTTGGAGGAGGCCTGGAAG AACAAATTCAGTGACTACGAGAAGAGAAAG GatcagaagcagcaggagaaactgGCCTTTGAGCGGCACCTCGTAGAGAGGCAAAAGGAACATACCCAGCTTGTGCTCATGAACACCTCCCGCAAGGAAAACGTACTCAACTCAGTTCGACAG GAGCAGGAGCGTTTGGAGCATGGAGTCAGCCAACAGCAGAGGGCTCAGGAGGCCGAGAGGCTGCTGGTGCTGGAAAAAGTGAGACAAGCTGAAGACGGCATCAGCAGCCGTATCAGCAACATGCTGATGGACAACCAGCG GCAGAAAAAGAGCACAGAGTTTCTTCAAGCCATGGAGGAAGATCG GATCCGTATGGAGCATCTGACTTCCATCACACAGGAAGAGGCCACTTCACTGAGGAAGAGGGAGGTGGCAG CGGCCATGCAAAAGATGCTGTCATACACCTGTGCTATGAACCTCCTTCAGGAAGCCAGTGACTGCCGCAGACAGAGCCTGGTCTCTGAGGCCAATAGAAGGTCAAACCCCCAAAACACACCAGATATCAGATCTGAGCAGAT TATGGAGAATTTGGACAAGAGGTTCGATAAGATGCTGTCCCTCCAAGCTTTGGACAAGTCTAAAGCCATTGCCCACATCTTGCAAGAG gaggagatgcAGAAAGTTGCGTTCCAGGCATTGCAGTTGGAGAAAGATGCTGTACACGGCTACATCCGCAACGAG ATCAAGCTCATAGAGGGTGAATTAATGCAACTGACTAAACTGGAAATTAAAAAACGCAATCTGGATGCTGAGAACCTGCAG GAGGTTCTGGTGGAGCAGCGCACAGCTCTCACTGATTtgttgcagcagctgctgaagcagagggagcagagagagcaggagcTGCGGCAGATTCTG gtggagctggagcagaagtGTGAGTCGAACCAGCAGAACTACTGGATGATCCAGTATCAGAGGCTGCTGGATGCCAAGCCCATGTCACTGCGAATGCAG GAAGCGGGCGTTGAGAAAGAGCTGGTGAACCTGTTGTGTAAACTGGCGGCTCAACATTACCTGCCCATCCTGGCTCATCATCGAGTGACAACTGAGGCCCTTCGCCACATGAGCTCCTCTGACCTCAAGAAG cTTGGCATTAATGAGTTAGGAATCCAGAAAGCTCTTCTGAACTGGGCCAAGGAACACCAACCAGAAG GCGCATGTAAGGTGGTCCCTCAGGATGAGGCAGCAGAAGTCATCCCCAcagctccatctcctccctcccctcttgCTTTTCCCAGTACATCGGCTGCCCAGATCCCCAGCCCACCACTCACCCCAGGAACCCCTGTCACTCCGGGAGGACCCAGCCCCGTGGAGGGACCGGGGAGCTCTGAGTGTGTGGTCTGCATGGAGAAAGAG tctcAGGTCATCTTCCTGCCCTGTGGTCATGTTTGCTGTTGTCAGGTGTGCAGCAACGCTCTGCAGAACTGCCCTTTGTGTCGCAGCAACATATCGCAGCATGTACGACTCTACCACAGCTAG